One window of Pectobacterium carotovorum genomic DNA carries:
- the ribA gene encoding GTP cyclohydrolase II, whose protein sequence is MQLKRVAEAKLPTPWGDFLMVGFEEIATGHDHLALVYGDISGSVPVLARVHSECLTGDALFSLRCDCGFQLEAALGHIAEEGRGVLLYHRQEGRNIGLLNKIRAYALQDLGADTVEANHQLGFAADERDFTLCADMFKLLDVDEVRLLTNNPQKVKILNEAGINIVERVPLIVGRNPKNENYLATKAAKMGHLLDMK, encoded by the coding sequence ATGCAGCTAAAACGGGTGGCGGAAGCCAAGTTACCCACCCCGTGGGGCGATTTTCTGATGGTGGGTTTTGAAGAAATCGCCACGGGTCACGATCACCTTGCATTGGTCTATGGTGATATTTCCGGTTCAGTTCCCGTACTTGCTCGCGTGCATTCCGAGTGCCTGACAGGAGATGCCTTGTTTAGCCTGCGCTGTGACTGTGGTTTCCAGCTTGAGGCCGCCTTGGGCCACATCGCCGAAGAAGGTCGCGGCGTGCTGTTATACCATCGTCAGGAAGGCCGTAATATCGGGTTGCTCAATAAAATCCGCGCTTATGCGTTGCAGGACCTGGGTGCCGATACGGTAGAAGCTAACCATCAGCTTGGGTTCGCCGCCGACGAGCGTGATTTCACGCTGTGCGCTGACATGTTCAAGCTGCTGGATGTTGATGAAGTTCGCCTGCTGACCAATAACCCGCAGAAAGTGAAAATACTCAACGAAGCAGGCATTAATATCGTTGAGCGCGTGCCATTAATCGTCGGGCGCAACCCGAAGAATGAGAACTATCTGGCGACCAAAGCCGCCAAAATGGGGCACCTGCTGGATATGAAGTAA
- the pgpB gene encoding phosphatidylglycerophosphatase B — translation MYEIAKRTTIGAALLLIMPMIIWMSGWQWQPEYDGLWLRVLFWITETVTSPWGILTSIVLSLWFLWCLRFRLKPALGLLVIMAITVLIGQGIKSVIKEWVQESRPYVVWLEKNHQVDDSYFYSLPRKERSELVKTQLQDQTQIPQWLRSHWQFETGFAFPSGHTMFAATWALLGVGLLWARRHYKTVVILMLWASGVMGSRLVLGMHWPQDLVVATLISWLLVVVASWLAQRWCGPLSLQYEEIKEQAEEDAAENKSS, via the coding sequence ATGTACGAAATTGCCAAACGAACTACCATTGGTGCCGCGCTATTACTGATTATGCCCATGATTATCTGGATGAGCGGTTGGCAGTGGCAACCGGAGTACGACGGACTCTGGTTACGCGTACTCTTCTGGATTACAGAAACGGTGACATCGCCGTGGGGCATTCTGACCAGCATCGTGCTAAGTCTCTGGTTTCTCTGGTGCCTGCGTTTTCGTCTTAAGCCCGCGCTCGGTCTACTGGTCATCATGGCGATTACGGTGCTGATTGGGCAGGGAATCAAATCGGTGATTAAAGAGTGGGTACAGGAATCACGGCCCTATGTCGTCTGGCTGGAGAAAAATCATCAGGTGGACGATAGCTATTTCTACTCGCTGCCGCGCAAGGAGCGTTCGGAACTGGTGAAAACGCAATTGCAGGACCAAACGCAGATTCCACAGTGGCTGCGCAGCCACTGGCAGTTTGAAACTGGCTTTGCTTTCCCTTCTGGTCACACCATGTTTGCCGCAACCTGGGCGCTGCTGGGCGTTGGGCTGCTGTGGGCGCGTCGGCATTATAAAACGGTGGTGATCCTGATGCTGTGGGCCAGCGGCGTGATGGGCAGCCGTCTGGTACTTGGCATGCATTGGCCGCAGGATTTGGTGGTGGCGACGTTAATTAGCTGGCTGCTGGTGGTGGTGGCCAGTTGGCTGGCACAGCGTTGGTGCGGCCCGCTCTCGCTCCAGTATGAAGAAATCAAAGAGCAGGCGGAGGAGGATGCCGCCGAAAATAAATCCTCGTAG
- a CDS encoding D-ribose ABC transporter substrate-binding protein, which yields MKPYRLKSSLLAIMFSFSAGAFAADNGLIAIITPSHDNPFFKAEAEGARTKAIELGYTTLVASHDDDVSKQNQLIETAIARKAKAIILDNAGADATIGPLKKAKAAGIPAFLIDREINETGVAVAQIVSNNYQGAQLGAEKFVELMGQKGKYVELIGRESDTNAHVRSQGYHDVIDQYSDMKRVARQTANWSQTEAFTRMEAILQANPDITGVISGNDTMALGAEAALKAAGRHDVIVVGFDGSDYVRDSIINKGNIKATVLQPGWQQAQMAVEQADYYLKNGKAQHEEKQLMDCILIDESNATKLNTFALKP from the coding sequence ATGAAACCTTACCGTCTGAAATCCTCCCTGCTGGCTATCATGTTTTCCTTTTCTGCCGGTGCGTTTGCCGCAGATAACGGGTTGATCGCCATTATTACCCCTTCACACGACAACCCGTTTTTTAAAGCGGAAGCCGAAGGCGCCAGAACCAAAGCTATCGAACTTGGCTACACCACGCTGGTGGCGTCGCATGACGATGACGTCAGCAAACAAAATCAACTGATTGAAACCGCCATTGCCCGTAAGGCGAAAGCCATCATTCTGGATAATGCCGGGGCCGATGCCACCATTGGCCCGTTGAAAAAGGCGAAAGCCGCCGGTATTCCCGCTTTCCTGATCGACCGGGAAATCAATGAAACCGGCGTGGCCGTGGCGCAGATCGTTTCCAATAACTATCAGGGCGCGCAGCTCGGTGCGGAGAAATTCGTCGAGCTAATGGGGCAGAAAGGCAAGTACGTCGAGCTGATTGGCCGCGAGTCAGACACCAATGCGCACGTCCGTTCTCAGGGCTACCACGATGTGATCGACCAATATAGCGACATGAAGCGAGTCGCCAGACAAACGGCGAACTGGAGCCAGACGGAAGCCTTTACCCGTATGGAAGCCATCTTGCAGGCAAACCCTGATATCACCGGCGTGATTTCCGGCAACGACACCATGGCGCTGGGGGCCGAAGCGGCGCTGAAAGCGGCGGGGCGTCACGACGTGATTGTGGTGGGCTTTGACGGCAGCGACTACGTGCGTGATTCCATTATCAATAAAGGCAATATCAAGGCCACGGTGCTGCAACCCGGCTGGCAACAGGCGCAGATGGCAGTTGAACAGGCGGATTACTACCTGAAGAACGGCAAGGCACAGCACGAAGAAAAACAGCTGATGGACTGCATTCTGATCGACGAATCTAACGCGACCAAACTCAACACCTTTGCGTTGAAACCGTAA
- a CDS encoding DUF2291 domain-containing protein, which yields MLFDERYRACWVGLCALLLSACTVVDLDENGKPIIPVDPASVPGYSTMTPENIATALWQPQLLPAAQQQALSWDEVKQTQAALEDSARKAVYARLQGTVSGIDRESREGKLMLDVQGDAVTLQLGPIVKGNAIRDAAGFIRFDDFKNQVQFAQLARALNNKALASLPELDAGMQGKPVNVLAALVVTKQGISEAVPMTLNLTETRSGGAK from the coding sequence ATGCTGTTCGATGAACGATATCGCGCCTGCTGGGTTGGGCTCTGCGCCTTGCTGCTATCCGCCTGTACGGTGGTCGATCTGGATGAGAACGGTAAGCCGATCATTCCGGTCGACCCAGCTTCTGTGCCGGGCTATAGCACCATGACGCCAGAGAACATCGCGACAGCGCTGTGGCAGCCACAGCTGTTGCCAGCAGCGCAGCAGCAGGCATTGTCCTGGGATGAGGTTAAGCAAACGCAGGCAGCACTGGAGGATTCAGCGCGTAAAGCTGTCTACGCACGGCTTCAGGGCACGGTCAGTGGGATTGATCGGGAAAGTCGTGAAGGGAAATTGATGCTTGATGTGCAAGGTGACGCCGTCACGCTTCAATTAGGGCCCATCGTTAAAGGCAATGCCATCCGCGATGCCGCTGGGTTTATTCGCTTTGATGACTTCAAAAATCAGGTTCAGTTTGCCCAACTGGCCCGCGCGCTGAATAACAAAGCACTGGCATCGTTGCCGGAGCTGGATGCGGGCATGCAGGGTAAGCCCGTTAACGTCCTGGCGGCGCTGGTGGTGACCAAACAGGGCATCAGCGAGGCGGTACCGATGACGTTAAACCTGACCGAAACGCGTAGCGGAGGGGCGAAATGA